The Clostridiisalibacter paucivorans DSM 22131 DNA window ACGACCTTTTAATCCAGATTTTTTTATTTCATTAATGATATCTGTCGGGGAAATATTATTTTTCAATATATGTGCAAGGGGTTTATACCCATCTACAGCTATGTATTCATATATATCTTCAGGATTAATAATGCCACAATGCCTTAATGCGATTCTCATTTGATGGTTAAAAAAATCTATTTCATCTATTTTTTCTTGTACTGTATTATCTTTTGGAGATTTGTATAATAGATTTTGTACTACTGTATTATTTAATATATGTTTTTCTATAATGTCCTCAACATCTTCAGGAGAGACTTTACAATAAAAAGTTCGTTGGGGATGTATGACTAATATGGGTCCCATCTTACAGAATCCAAAACAACCTGTTTTGAATACTTTAACTTTTTTTTCTATTTTTCTCTTTTTTATTTCATTTTCTAATTTGTCGATAATCAAGTGACTTTCTGAAGAAGAACAACCAGTTCCTGTGCAGACTAATATATGGTATTTATCTAATTCTTCATCTAATCTATACTCATTAAATCGTATTTTGATTTTTTCTTTATAACTATTTCTAATATTCTCTAATTCTTTAAAATTAGTTATGGGATTTATATTCATTGCTTCATCTCCTTAGATAATTGAGATTTCTTGTTGTCGTCAAGATATTGGTACAATATATTTGGAATATCTGAAGGGCTTAATCGTCCATAAACTTTATCATTTATAGTTATAACAGGGGCTAGTCCACAAGCCCCTATACACCTTGTTGCATTTAATGTAAACATGCCATCCATAGTTGTTTCCCCTACATCTATTTGTAACTCTTTTTTTATGGATTTTAATATTTCTTCAGCACCTTTTACGTAACAAGCAGTACCTAGACAGACAGATACTGTATATTTTCCCTTTGGTGTTTGAGAAAAAAGGGAGTA harbors:
- a CDS encoding complex I 24 kDa subunit family protein, whose protein sequence is MDVEKFQIEPNKIAKLNNIIDKYKNQQGMLITILKKSQDIFGYLPLNVQSYISYKLNIPISKINGIVSFYSLFSQTPKGKYTVSVCLGTACYVKGAEEILKSIKKELQIDVGETTMDGMFTLNATRCIGACGLAPVITINDKVYGRLSPSDIPNILYQYLDDNKKSQLSKEMKQ